A stretch of Porites lutea chromosome 5, jaPorLute2.1, whole genome shotgun sequence DNA encodes these proteins:
- the LOC140937665 gene encoding uncharacterized protein, producing the protein MISGEMKLLLACVFVGSVLAVPVRRNSEENCETGQTRFFPNTRYIYRYVATSLTGVTGTTNETTGLRIEAKCEIEASYSCQRILRVSEVKLLEATPGNETKFQPSPNQESFKKDVEANSLLFTENNRRFEVVGPHISEPLYVTNIKRGILSALQLQSVEEQQKVFTEVDVSGNCSTELKIIRESDEGDKEILKIKNLSQCTNRTHNITKLNPVPYNVNSTIQGPLNSTSFCRYIVNSHVKTVECNEIHLLRPFSYKDAGVMTNVTMNLTLEDEEWNSNFFSSPDWTEHRKSCLLYEQSVRKDEVSEIVNENSQHAKALLEELVTVLPINESKPITAIKFTNLVFAIRKLDRSALRDMWTTFYNCDDLETVLTDKQCKKAQSYVIDAITQCGTVQCMQYVIEAIRDYDQVQPEDVTALLSGMSAVRKPSPMLFIEVLDLLEQKKDLPKTMLLSLGTMIRKFCDQEPQKCTSKSDTEVMDAVDFLEKQLPKHCDATPDTVDDLIISLKAIGNAGRMRSKPVKLVECSQGANYLNVSVVAIETIRRLPFCAVTQKILRREVFGDYRKDPEIRLQAYLALMMHPSELIVKYVAEVLDEEVNTQVGAFVFSHLKQMNESVEPTCGKRLGEMIKSALKERKTPLREFNITSFKSRFIQRSYLNEESNLGFSTESHVFYHPESLLPRSAELNVTLDLWGGAFPVVETSTRLEGLEIIWEKLFGHKGYFPDNHIRGLVRTPEEQENVIKNLEKRSTDNVLDFESLDNKVNLRTMTPSALLSMKLFGGELNLFTLKDLQWLEEDDIPLADIIDLLRTLSRGIDKTYTKSVLFLEESYVVPTGLGIPLNLSLNGTVVSSMHVQGKADFLNMFWGKKSAVVKGTIKPSAAIVLSGKLTLDAFHCSSGVLLNESISTSTEMQGNVTYNEKDGLKSHINVTEKPQEILNITTALFHHIDDVKTPILGVEHRNTTGICTTDVFNSTRLFGLNLCSNISIPVAWYNKTTPFFPLTGPANFSIYLNKTDPLLTHFKLEFNNTKLDEYTNKTILAISTPGASFERKYYCNVTVNRTEQQHRFNISVGTHQENATSIDFIRVPISQAVNITVNVTSNLTAFYFHRKCHLTHKIKYGLALNVTLFNRSLCHSFFVQNDTHLWHLETNTTVRNTTDNATISALYLNTTLNLNGNMTGNVTLNVTYRPLNLTLFLRGLHNMTAQSTNVTWNVSCPVWSTPILNNNMTINVTYVNTTNEYRTHVNVSSNGTQVLSCYKAYINSTERNLTVYYCNVTVLNKTSSLNVTVTNATGGIRVCHLNVTHQNRSITLNTTWMYNELFRNVSLNITYLNHSIVLSGSLKNSTLEKGICLNSTYYNGTQSNFTILATCLSFVNTTEQKSLIFNVTSLNTTATVNITWFENSTARGILVNCTYLNQTVFNLTATYSNSTTTKNLHFNFSMGNWTAELNHTFFTTELLHEVDQIRSINITHRVRNGTRVVVNNTFTFTFFNTTAKKDIVFNFTFSNRTFGAQLSLVNKTTAELLHHIINISLYTPNRTISWVGVLQNSSKVFNLTSLVNLTSESVLNHTIVWNRELRHVNVSIDILPNVTVSFNCSGTFNSSINVSANVTVYNHTLLWQGFASNSSVVSNLTMWNRTIEFVTRTCNVSHSAFFNLSTWHHFNKTAFNGSISFYINATEKISYFNVSAQNVTYSWKMFSHNETHVNNTIYRINGSEIYTEWSRATLGDSFIHDVLNMTSVRSSWQALNNVTFNIPTKLANITLNMTLDGVNMTTFRTYFKYVLKNITQELLVWNYTTENITENFFNLTRHLLNVTSRSIPNVTADHYRYFHNDSNKLNCALFYNNLAYATFSIQNSDVSLANITEELIIILQNFTDHVNTTAVLGNITNLVRNVSWYDQTFETYIYNLTIFGRNITQNFTAWLNWTVSELGNLTIANRTVNCYLRDYLPVVHNLTIELLNGTVNFTDTLLNVSLVFRNFTHNVTEYLLNVTHPMLYNITRQILVNITGYVNSSSFLGGVVYPVWQNFTDMFNISVFNFTYELLHNLTICNTSLEWLLPALHYPVNISLSIHNYTANTTLFAAIEGLLNKTLELYNITVRTTACRVNRSHELLVNVTDFVLLVLNDTVNVLNVTVNKTTQEIIELYINRTYNMTHQLFNMTLQLLTSTNFSKPLNETWEMLNLTTHFSNWTHCMPWMRPALKKWNSTMFEIVSIMRNHSWQNYTRHYFPLLVNYTTRPITMNIYLMAWFLRNFPTNTTVTNETMISTLTYPLFLRLNYTQFFLNVTNAYMNLTAKTLNFTRNMTELFLNSTSNLTVVTFNTTMNWTLSIYNWTLTVVNTTASFVNGSLVNETICHYAHLPEFIYFNMMNFSCNITDHILNYTMCWVNQTIREYVNRTISPVLSTLRTLKAISELKPEDMVELLQPQNVTGMTFGRHHVYTFDKRYFRFPGIKTSQCQFLVARDFKDGNFTILTSSDSITVITRDAVVRIYRDGLVKSQGIVEEKDRRMLHAMVYDELPIQFENTTIVRDGPYINLTNDLGFSLECDMEHFLCSYNVSGFYHNRTAGILGTNNGEPSDDWLSPSGKNRTSVAVFVNSWHVAGGEECKMENSVEAQMRPCERKTNRCSELFKNESSPLSECFSKVNPLDFNDACVADYTDCGVKDPEKTIHCNVTAAYIRECKRHGIEITMPDECSSCDVNGRVFKKNSTWKLEPSSDVDVVLVSSEGPGMKHVVHRLPILVDHLDSFMKNHKISPRFGLVGFSGKAPVHRPGHVHTVKGKFFSDAKDFKDSVIMNMQFAKSDKKFPDSDGFLGLMKASEYPFRPGATKLIIMVTNSPRFNHSSLTNFTVSEALKSISAKLVVIGDFGYKKAVAVDALNMLYLKKGEYKATKWSDKLPKNDEYVEVVKQTQGVTVNLKWLEKLPSRLEQHRTEARKEEAVFKSIRNQIDKDITHCKECSCIADEVGKGRTICKTVLSCQF; encoded by the exons AGGCTAAATGTGAGATCGAGGCCTCTTATTCGTGCCAGCGTATACTCAGG GTATCTGAGGTGAAATTATTGGAGGCTACACCTGGTAATGAGaccaaatttcagccatctcCAAACCAGGAGAGCTTCAAGAAGGATGTGGAGGCAAACAGTTTGTTGTTTACGGAAAACAACCGCCGCTTCGAGGTCGTAGGGCCACATATCTCCGAGCCTCTGTACGTAACAAACATCAAACGTGGCATTTTAAGTGCTCTTCAGCTGCAGTCCGTAGAGGAACAGCAAAAAGTTTTCACAGAG GTTGATGTATCCGGTAACTGCTCAACTGAATTGAAGATTATCAGGGAATCTGACGAGGGAGACAAAGAAATCCTCAAGATCAAGAATCTATCTCAATGCACCAACCGAACGCACAACATCACCAAGCTCAACCCAGTCCCTTACAACGTGAACTCA ACCATTCAAGGTCCCCTTAACTCGACCAGCTTCTGCCGTTACATTGTAAACTCCCACGTAAAGACCGTAGAATGTAATGAAATTCATCTCCTGAGACCTTTCAGCTATAAGGATGCTGGTGTCATGACTAATGTCAC GATGAATTTGACGTTAGAAGATGAAGAGTGGAACTCGAATTTTTTCTCGAGCCCCGACTGGACCG AGCATCGGAAGTCATGCCTCTTATACGAGCAAAGCGTCCGGAAAGACGAGGTATCCGAAATAGTTAACGAGAATTCTCAGCACGCAAAAGCTTTGCTCGAAGAGTTGGTCACGGTCCTTCCCATCAACGAAAGCAAACCTATCACTGCAATCAAGTTCACCAACCTTGTTTTCGCGATCCGGAAACTGGATAGGAGTGCGCTGAGGGACATGTGGACTACATTTTACAACTGCGATGACCTTGAAACAGTTCTCACAGACAAGCAGTGCAAGAAAGCCCA GTCGTACGTGATTGACGCTATCACTCAATGCGGGACTGTGCAGTGTATGCAATATGTTATCGAGGCAATCCGGGACTATGATCAAGTACAACCTGAAGACGTGACCGCCTTATTGTCTGGCATGAGTGCAGTCCGCAAACCATCGCCGATGCTCTTCATCGAAGTTTTA GATCTGCTGGAACAAAAGAAGGATTTGCCCAAGACTATGTTGCTGTCTCTGGGTACCATGATTAGAAAGTTTTGCGATCAGGAGCCACAGAAATGCACAAGTAAATCT GACACTGAGGTCATGGATGCAGTAGACTTTCTTGAGAAGCAACTCCCAAAACACTGCGATGCTACTCCTGATACGGTTGATGACCTCATTATAAGCCTTAAGGCTATCGGCAACGCTGGGCGCATGAGATCCAAACCAGTCAAGCTTGTGGAATGCTCACAGGGTGCTAATTATCTCAATGTTTCCGTGGTTGCTATAGAAACCATCCGACGCCTCCCCTTCTGCGCGGTAACGCAGAAAATTTTGAGGAGAGAGGTGTTTGGTGATTACAGAAAGGACCCAGAGATTCGGCTGCAGGCGTACCTGGCCTTGATGATGCATCCCTCTGAGCTTATAGTGAAGTATGTAGCAGAGGTGCTGGACGAAGAAGTCAACACTCAAGTTGGCGCTTTTGTGTTCTCCCATCTCAAGCAGATGAACGAGTCTGTTGAGCCTACGTGCGGAAAAAG ACTTGGTGAAATGATCAAGAGCGCTTTGAAGGAGCGTAAAACTCCTCTTCGTGAATTCAACATCACATCATTCAAGTCCCGTTTTATACAAAGGAGTTATTTAAATG AGGAAAGCAATCTTGGATTCAGTACGGAAAGCCACGTCTTCTATCACCCCGAAAGCCTCTTACCCCGAAGCGCAGAACTGAACGTTACTCTTGACTTGTGGGGTGGAGCCTTTCCTGTTGTGGAGACCAGTACGCGGCTTGAAGGACTAGAGATCATCTGGGAAAAACTATTTGGACATAAAGGGTACTTTCCCGATAACCACATCCGGGGACTTGTGCGAACACCGGAGGAACAGGAAAACGTAATTAAGAACTTGGAAAAGAGGAGTACAGACAACGTCCTTGATTTTGAATCCCTAGATAATAAG GTTAATCTGCGGACCATGACTCCAAGCGCTCTGCTGTCCATGAAACTCTTTGGTGGCGAACTCAATCTATTCACTTTGAAAGACCTTCAATGGCTTGAGGAGGATGATATACCGCTGGCCGATATTATTGATTTACTAAGAACCCTTTCTCGAGGAATCGACAAAACCTACACGAAGAGCGTTTTGTTTTTGGAGGAAAGTTATGTCGTTCCAACTGGCCTTGGAATACCGCTAAACCTTAGTCTCAATGGCACAGTTGTCAGCAGCATGCACGTGCAGGGTAAAGCTGATTTCTTGAATATGTTTTGGGGAAAGAAGAGTGCAGTTGTCAAGGGAACCATTAAACCAAG CGCTGCCATCGTACTTTCTGGTAAGCTTACTTTGGATGCTTTCCACTGCTCTTCTGGTGTACTGCTGAATGAGTCCATCTCCACCTCGACCGAGATGCAAGGCAATGTGACTTACAATGAGAAAGATGGACTAAAGTCACATATCAATGTCACTGAAAAACCACAAGAAATCTTAAACATCAC AACTGCTCTTTTCCATCACATTGATGACGTTAAAACCCCAATTCTTGGTGTTGAACATCGCAACACG ACTGGCATATGCACCACAGACGTCTTCAATAGCACCAGACTTTTTGGTCTGAACCTCTGCTCGAACATCTCTATTCCAGTGGCTTGGTACAACAAAACTACTCCGTTTTTCCCACTCACCGGCCCTGCGAACTTCTCCATTTACCTTAACAAAACAGACCCATTGCTGACCCACTTCAAACTTGAATTCAACAACACCAAACTGGACGAATACACGAACAAGACGATCCTCGCAATCAGCACTCCTGGAGCATCCTTCGAGCGCAAATACTACTGCAACGTCACCGTTAACCGAACGGAACAGCAGCATCGTTTCAACATCAGCGTAGGAACCCACCAAGAAAACGCGACCTCGATCGACTTCATCCGAGTACCCATTTCCCAGGCTGTGAACATCACTGTGAATGTGACTAGCAATTTGACCGCGTTCTACTTCCACCGCAAGTGTCACCTTACTCACAAGATCAAGTATGGTCTTGCGCTTAACGTGACTCTTTTCAACCGATCTCTTTGCCATTCTTTCTTCGTTCAGAATGACACTCATTTGTGGCACTTGGAGACCAATACCACTGTAAGAAATACTACAGACAATGCAACCATTTCTGCTTTATACCTCAACACCACCCTCAACCTCAATGGTAACATGACAGGGAACGTAACTCTAAACGTTACGTATCGCCCATTGAACCTGACGCTGTTTCTACGTGGGCTGCATAACATGACAGCCCAGAGCACTAATGTGACTTGGAACGTGAGTTGCCCAGTCTGGAGCACACCGATCCTGAACAACAACATGACCATCAACGTCACCTACGTGAACACCACCAACGAGTACAGGACCCATGTCAACGTTTCTAGCAATGGCACTCAGGTGTTGTCCTGCTACAAGGCGTATATAAACTCCACGGAGAGGAACCTCACGGTTTATTACTGCAACGTCACCGTGCTTAACAAGACGTCTTCGCTGAATGTGACTGTAACAAATGCTACAGGCGGCATCAGGGTTTGCCATTTAAATGTCACGCACCAGAACAGATCCATCACTTTGAACACTACCTGGATGTACAACGAGCTGTTTAGAAATGTGAGCTTGAACATAACTTATTTGAACCACTCCATCGTCCTGTCTGGCTCTTTAAAGAACAGCACCCTCGAGAAAGGGATCTGCTTGAACAGCACTTACTATAATGGCACACAATCGAACTTTACTATCTTGGCTACTTGCTTAAGCTTCGTTAACACAACGGAACAGAAGTCGTTGATTTTTAATGTAACCAGCCTGAATACAACTGCTACAGTGAACATTACGTGGTTTGAAAATTCCACTGCTAGAGGAATACTGGTCAACTGCACCTATCTCAACCAAACGGTATTCAATCTCACTGCCACTTACTCTAACTCCACCACGACCAAGAATCTGCACTTTAATTTCTCCATGGGCAATTGGACTGCGGAACTGAATCACACTTTCTTTACAACTGAACTGCTTCATGAGGTCGATCAAATCCGCAGTATTAACATCACGCACCGTGTCAGAAACGGCACGCGCGTTGTTGTTAACAACACTTTTACTTTCACTTTCTTTAACACCACAGCCAAAAAGGACATCGTGTTTAATTTCACCTTCTCGAACCGAACCTTCGGAGCCCAGTTGTCATTGGTGAACAAGACCACTGCAGAATTACTACACCACATTATCAACATCTCTTTGTACACACCTAACAGAACAATCAGCTGGGTCGGTGTCTTGCAGAATTCAAGCAAGGTGTTCAACCTCACGTCTCTCGTCAACCTCACATCCGAGAGTGTTTTGAATCACACCATCGTTTGGAACAGGGAACTTCGCCACGTCAATGTCTCTATCGACATCCTTCCGAACGTGACTGTCAGCTTTAACTGCTCAGGCACCTTTAACTCAAGCATTAATGTTTCGGCTAATGTCACTGTCTACAACCATACGCTTCTGTGGCAAGGATTTGCCAGCAACTCGAGCGTTGTCTCCAACTTGACAATGTGGAACCGAACCATCGAGTTTGTTACAAGGACCTGCAACGTTTCCCATAGTGCGTTCTTCAATCTTAGCACGTGGCACCACTTCaacaaaactgcattcaatggATCGATCAGTTTCTACATCAACGCCACAGAGAAGATTTCGTACTTCAATGTCTCGGCACAGAACGTAACGTATTCTTGGAAAATGTTCTCCCATAACGAAACGCACGTTAATAACACCATTTACAGGATTAATGGATCTGAGATTTACACGGAGTGGAGTAGAGCGACCTTGGGAGACTCCTTCATCCACGACGTGCTCAATATGACATCGGTGAGAAGTTCCTGGCAGGCTTTAAACAATGTCACCTTCAATATTCCCACCAAACTGGCAAATATCACATTAAATATGACATTGGATGGAGTAAACATGACGACGTTTCGAACCTACTTTAAGTACGTGTTAAAGAACATCACACAAGAGCTGCTAGTGTGGAACTACACCACAGAGAATATCACAGAGAACTTCTTCAACCTCACAAGACATCTTCTAAACGTCACATCCCGCAGCATACCAAATGTTACTGCCGATCACTACAGGTATTTCCACAATGACAGCAACAAACTCAACTGCGCTCTCTTCTACAATAACCTGGCATACGCAACCTTCAGTATTCAGAATAGCGATGTCAGCTTGGCAAACATTACGGAAGAGCTGATCATCATCTTGCAGAACTTTACTGATCATGTTAATACCACAGCCGTCCTCGGGAATATCACGAACTTGGTAAGGAACGTGTCTTGGTACGACCAAACCTTCGAAACCTATATTTACAATCTAACCATTTTTGGAAGAAACATCACTCAGAACTTTACCGCCTGGTTGAACTGGACCGTTAGCGAGCTTGGAAATTTGACAATCGCCAACAGAACCGTCAATTGCTATCTGAGAGATTACCTGCCTGTCGTTCACAATCTAACCATCGAGTTACTAAACGGTACTGTCAATTTCACAGACACCCTATTAAACGTTAGCTTGGTTTTCAGAAATTTCACTCACAATGTCACGGAGTACTTGCTCAATGTAACACACCCTATGCTGTATAATATCACCCGGCAAATACTCGTGAATATTACTGGCTATGTGAACAGTTCTTCTTTCCTCGGCGGAGTCGTGTATCCAGTCTGGCAGAATTTCACAGATATGTTTAACATTAGCGTGTTCAACTTCACCTACGAACTTCTCCACAACTTGACCATCTGTAATACATCGTTGGAGTGGCTCCTTCCTGCCCTTCATTACCCAGTCAATATCAGCCTGTCGATACATAACTATACAGCTAATACGACTTTGTTTGCTGCCATCGAGGGTCTCTTGAACAAAACCCTAGAACTTTACAACATCACTGTGCGTACGACAGCTTGTcgtgtgaacagaagccatGAATTACTCGTTAATGTGACTGACTTTGTTCTCTTGGTCCTTAATGATACTGTGAACGTCCTTAATGTTACGGTTAATAAGACAACGCAGGAAATCATTGAGCTTTACATTAACCGCACTTATAATATGACCCATCAGCTCTTCAACATGACTTTGCAGTTGCTGACTTCAACAAACTTCAGCAAACCGCTGAATGAGACATGGGAAATGCTGAACCTTACAACACATTTTAGCAACTGGACTCACTG tATGCCATGGATGCGCCCTGCCCTCAAGAAGTGGAACTCGACCATGTTCGAAATAGTCAGCATCATGCGAAACCACAGCTGGCAAAACTACACGAGGCACTATTTCCCTCTGTTGGTGAATTATACGACTAGGCCAATAACGATGAATATTTACCTGATGGCTTGGTTCCTCAGGAACTTCCCAACCAATACCACTGTCACCAATGAAACGATGATCAGCACTTTAACATATCCTCTCTTCTTGCGACTAAACTATACTCAGTTTTTCCTGAATGTCACCAATGCCTACATGAACCTTACGGCCAAGACCCTGAATTTCACAAGGAACATGACGGAATTATTCTTGAACAG CACGTCTAACCTGACCGTCGTAACCTTCAACACGACCATGAACTGGACACTGTCAATCTACAACTGGACTCTTACTGTAGTCAACACAACAGCCAGCTTTGTCAACGGCTCGTTGGTAAATGAGACGATCTGTCACTATGCTCATCTTCCCGAGTTCATCTATTTCAATATGATGAAtttctcgtgtaacatcactgATCATATCTTGAACTACACCATGTGCTGGGTCAACCAGACAATCCGCGAGTATGTCAATAGGACCATTTCTCCGGTGCTTAGCACATTGAGGACCTTGAAAGCGATTAGTGAATTGAAGCCGGAAGATATGGTGGAGTTGCTTCAGCCACAAA ATGTGACCGGTATGACATTTGGTCGCCACCACGTTTACACTTTTGACAAACGGTACTTCCGTTTCCCTGGCATCAAGACATCCCAATGCCAGTTCTTGGTGGCACGTGACTTCAAGGACGGAAACTTCACTATCTTAACATCCTCGGATTCGATCACCGTCATCACTCGTGATGCTGTTGTACGAATTTACCGAGACGGCCTGGTTAAGTCTCAAGGAATTGTGGAAGAGAAGGACAGGAGAATGCTACATGCAATGGTGTACGACGAGCTGCCCATACAGTTCGAGAATACTACCATCGTCAGAGATGGGCCATATATCAACCTGACCAACGACCTCGGCTTCTCTCTTGAATGTGATATGGAGCACTTCCTTTGCAGTTATAATGTCTCTGGTTTCTATCACAACAGGACTGCTG GCATTCTGGGAACCAACAATGGTGAACCAAGCGATGACTGGCTTTCACCCAGTGGAAAGAACCGAACTAGCGTTGCAGTTTTTGTCAACTCGTGGCATGTTGCAGGAGGCGAGGAATGCAAAATGGAGAACAGTGTAGAAGCACAAATGCGGCCTTGCGAGAGGAAGACAAATCGCTGCAGTGAGCTTTTCAAGAATGAAAGTTCGCCTCTGAGCGAGTGTTTCTCCAAG GTGAACCCACTTGACTTCAACGACGCATGCGTTGCAGATTACACTGACTGCGGTGTTAAAGACCCAGAGAAGACTATCCACTGCAACGTAACTGCAGCATACATCCGGGAATGCAAGCGTCATGGAATCGAGATTACCATGCCCGATGAGTGTT CATCATGTGATGTCAATGGACGAGTGTTCAAGAAGAACTCTACCTGGAAGCTAGAGCCATCTAGTGATGTAGATGTCGTTTTAGTTAGCAGCGAAGGTCCCGGCATGAAGCACGTGGTCCATCGCCTACCAATTTTGGTCGATCATCTCGACAGTTTCATGAAGAATCACAAGATAAGCCCGCGGTTTGGCCTGGTCGGATTTAGCGGTAAAGCCCCTGTGCATAGGCCCGGTCATGTCCACACT